One window of Cydia pomonella isolate Wapato2018A chromosome 7, ilCydPomo1, whole genome shotgun sequence genomic DNA carries:
- the LOC133519960 gene encoding histidine-rich glycoprotein-like: MYTKVFLTVITLAMAAARPQEGHHHGHGHAYSSQSIVLHKSHGHEHEHKHHDHSAPQQSGSEKKQEEHHHDYYAHPKYEFEYKVEDPHTGDKKSQHESRDGDVVKGYYSLHDADGTIRIVHYSADKHSG, from the exons ATGTACACaaag GTATTCCTTACCGTCATTACCCTGGCCATGGCTGCAGCCAGGCCTCAAGAAGGGCACCATCACGGGCACGGACACGCATATTCCTCTCAGAGCATAGTGCTTCACAAAAGCCATGGACATGAGCACGAGCATAAACACCATGACCACTCTGCTCCGCAGCAGTCTGGCAGCGAGAAGAAACAGGAGGAACATCACCACGATTACTAT GCGCACCCTAAGTACGAGTTCGAGTACAAGGTAGAGGACCCGCACACCGGCGACAAGAAGTCCCAGCACGAGTCCCGCGACGGCGACGTCGTGAAGGGCTACTACAGCCTGCATGATGCTGACGGCACCATCAGGATTGTTCACTACTCCGCCGATAAACACAGCGGGTAA
- the LOC133519964 gene encoding histidine-rich glycoprotein-like: MYSKVLCLASLLAVVAANYGHGHGHAFSSQHISRHDGPAHVVPIHGHGHHGHDHGHDHVDYYAYPKYEFEYKVDDPHTGDHKTQHEHRDGDVVKGFYSLHEPDGSIRHVHYHGDKHSGFHADVKHETHHIIFVVAATLAVAVARPQQGHGHDSHHHAVSSQHIQRHDVPGKAPEGHHDYYAHPKYEFEYKVEDPHTGDKKSQHESRDGDVVKGYYSLHEADGTVRIVHYTADKHSGFNAVVTHEGHATHTVPAHHH, from the exons ATGTACTCCAAG GTCCTGTGCCTCGCCTCCCTCCTGGCCGTCGTCGCCGCCAACTATGGGCACGGGCACGGCCACGCGTTCTCCTCGCAGCACATCTCTCGCCACGACGGGCCCGCGCACGTCGTGCCCATCCACGGCCACGGTCACCATGGCCATGACCACGGTCACGACCATGTTGACTACTAC GCTTACCCTAAGTACGAGTTCGAGTACAAAGTAGACGACCCGCATACCGGCGACCACAAGACCCAGCACGAGCACCGCGATGGTGATGTCGTCAAGGGCTTCTACAGCCTGCACGAGCCCGACGGTTCCATCAGACACGTCCACTACCACGGCGACAAGCACTCTGG ATTCCATGCTGACGTGAAACACGAAACCCACCATATC ATTTTCGTAGTTGCTGCTACCCTAGCTGTGGCTGTCGCCCGGCCCCAACAGGGTCACGGACATGACTCCCACCACCACGCCGTCTCCTCACAGCACATCCAGCGCCACGACGTGCCCGGCAAGGCGCCCGAAGGTCACCACGACTACTACGCGCACCCTAAATACGAGTTCGAGTACAAGGTGGAGGACCCGCACACCGGCGATAAGAAGTCCCAGCACGAGTCCCGCGACGGCGACGTCGTGAAGGGCTACTACAGCCTGCACGAGGCTGACGGCACTGTCAGGATTGTGCACTACACTGCTGATAAACATAGCGG ATTCAATGCCGTTGTGACCCATGAAGGTCATGCCACGCACACTGTTCCAGCTCACCATCATTAA
- the LOC133519962 gene encoding cuticle protein 19-like has protein sequence MALVAARPQESHGHGHDSHHHAVSSQHIQRHDVPGKAPEGHHDYYAHPKYEFEYKVEDPHTGDKKSQHESRDGDVVKGYYSLHEADGTVRIVHYTADKKTGFNAVVTHEGHAKHIVPSHHH, from the exons ATGGCTCTAGTAGCGGCTCGACCACAGGAGAGTCACGGACACGGACATGACTCCCACCACCACGCTGTCTCCTCGCAGCACATACAGCGCCACGACGTGCCCGGCAAGGCGCCCGAAGGCCATCACGACTACTACGCGCACCCTAAATACGAGTTCGAGTACAAGGTGGAGGACCCGCACACCGGCGACAAGAAGTCCCAGCACGAGTCCCGAGACGGCGACGTCGTGAAGGGCTACTACAGCCTGCATGAGGCTGACGGCACTGTCAGGATTGTGCACTATACTGCCGACAAGAAAACTGG ATTTAACGCTGTTGTCACACATGAAGGACACGCCAAGCACATTGTTCCTAGTCATCACCACTAA